The proteins below are encoded in one region of Spirochaetota bacterium:
- a CDS encoding Mrp/NBP35 family ATP-binding protein — MVSREDVIDTLRSVLDPDLGIDIVRMGMVGDVSINENEINCEIVLTTPACPVKSKIESDVEYVLKERFGSDYKINVTMKSKVVKAPENPTYKTPVNRIINLDNIKDVKNIIAVYSCKGGVGKTTVSVNLALSLAKYGSKVGLLDLDLHGPNIPIMLGLVGQPKIRNSKIVPPEIHGIKVLSVGLLTDDSSPIIWRGPIQTTAVKQLFEDVGWGDLDYLVLDLPPGTGDIQITLSQNIPISGIVMVSTPQLVAVIDTVKGVNMFEKMGVPILGMVLNMAYLACEHCGEKNYIFPRADINKYLENRKLDILGEIPLSPRVAELSDKGTPIVYEDESHFISKIYMDIASKVASILSTLSMKKALS; from the coding sequence ATGGTTTCAAGAGAAGATGTTATAGATACTTTAAGGAGTGTTCTGGACCCTGATTTGGGTATAGATATAGTTAGAATGGGTATGGTTGGTGATGTGAGTATAAATGAGAATGAGATAAATTGTGAGATAGTATTAACTACACCTGCATGTCCAGTAAAGTCAAAGATAGAGAGTGATGTTGAATATGTTCTTAAAGAGAGATTTGGGAGTGACTATAAGATAAATGTTACTATGAAGAGCAAGGTTGTAAAAGCACCAGAAAATCCTACATACAAAACTCCTGTCAATAGGATAATCAATTTAGATAATATAAAAGATGTCAAGAATATAATTGCAGTGTATAGTTGTAAGGGAGGAGTTGGTAAGACTACCGTTTCAGTTAACCTTGCTTTATCGTTAGCAAAGTATGGTTCAAAGGTAGGGCTTTTGGATCTTGACCTTCACGGTCCTAATATTCCGATAATGCTTGGGCTCGTGGGACAGCCAAAGATAAGGAATTCAAAAATAGTTCCACCGGAGATACATGGTATCAAGGTTCTATCTGTTGGACTTCTTACAGATGACTCATCCCCTATCATATGGCGTGGTCCCATTCAGACTACTGCTGTTAAACAGTTATTTGAAGATGTTGGTTGGGGGGATTTGGATTACCTAGTTTTGGATTTACCACCCGGAACTGGTGATATTCAGATAACTCTTTCTCAAAACATACCTATATCTGGTATAGTAATGGTTTCTACGCCTCAACTTGTCGCAGTGATAGATACTGTTAAAGGTGTGAATATGTTTGAGAAAATGGGAGTTCCAATTTTAGGTATGGTTCTAAACATGGCTTACTTGGCATGCGAACACTGTGGAGAGAAAAACTACATCTTCCCGAGAGCTGACATAAACAAGTATCTTGAGAATAGAAAACTTGATATACTCGGAGAGATACCATTATCTCCAAGAGTTGCAGAACTAAGCGACAAGGGAACACCTATCGTTTATGAGGATGAGTCTCATTTTATTTCAAAAATTTATATGGATATTGCTTCTAAAGTAGCATCAATTCTTAGCACACTATCTATGAAGAAAGCGTTATCTTAA